The genomic interval ggGTCTCACTCATTCTGACTCTCATTGGCAGGCCCTACAAAATATGCAATCCCCGGCGGCAACGTGAGTCTACAAATCTCCAATCTGCCTAAGAACCACAAATCACTCATCTGGTTTTATACTACTGACCAGAAGATTGTAGAGTGGGAATCTGGTGATCCTAAGTACTTCGATACTAAATTTAAGGACAGGGCCACGCTTGATCTTAATAGTGGTACACTGCACATCCGCAAGGTCCAGAAGGAAGACAGCAGTACTTACCTCCTGAGGGTGCAGAAGGACACTGAAGACGAGGACGAATGGAAGATTCCACTGGTGGTGCTTGGTGAGTTAGGGGAACCAAAGGGCTAGTCCCTACTCTGGGGTCCCAGACAGATCCCTGGGAAACTTCCTGGTGATTCTGGGGACTCTCCATGGGAGGGGGAGAGAAAAACCTCAGGACAGGCATAATCCATTTCTCCTGGAGCCAGTTCCACTTGGAAGTGAGTCTGGGCCAGCAGACCCCAAAGTAGATAACTTTGGGACATTTAAAACCTCTTCTGATATTAGAGAGTCTAAGATTTGAAGGGGAAGGAGACAATAAAGATGGTTTTCTCTCTATTCTCTTCATGTTCTCTTGTGGTCAATCCAAATAAGTTTtgagttcttcttcttttttaattgattttttggttgtactgagtcttcattgctccaTGCAGACTTTCTTgaattgtggcaagtgggggctactgtttgttgcagtgcatgggcttctcattgtggcagtgtctcttgttgtggagcatgggttctaggcatgtgggctttaGTAGCTGCAGCTTGCTGGCTCTAgaatgtgtgggcttcagtatttgtaatgcatgggcttagttgctctgcagtatgtgggatctttccagaccagggatggaacctgtgtcccctgcattggcaggcagattcttaaccactggaccacacttactggctatgtgaccttggagaaAGATCTTGACACCTCTGTCCCATTAAGTAAGATTCTGTTGATGGCAAGTAATGGAGACCAACGTGATATACCTTTAGAaaaaaggagaatttttttttaatgctatgacTTCTTAAAGCAATGAAAGAAGTTTAGAAGAGTTGAAAGGactgaagaggaggaagaatgaGACCCTGGCCCAGTCCAGAGCCTCTAGTCACTGGAATCTTTACTGTGAAAGTGGATCCCTGCCAGTACAGACCATCTCTCTCAAAGTCTAGGCTTTCATATCTCTTAGTTTAAATTCTCAAAAAAGAGAAACTGACTAGCCCGTCTTGGTTTGGGTATGTGGTTTAAACACTTATGGTCCAAAGATTCAACTTATAAGGCAGAAACTTGATTCTTGGAGAGACTGTCAATTATTAGAGGAGGAGGGCTAGGCAGACATCCAAGGGAGATGTGCCCCTCAGAGCCTTGGGTTCCTCATCATATTGTGAGGATAATTATATCTTTTTAGGATTTTATGAGAATCAAAGtagataatgaaaatgaaaacactttgaaaatgctggaacttccctagtggtccagtggttagactctatgcttccactgcagggggcgtgttGAAttcaattcctggctggggaacaaagaccccacatgctgcatggtgcagtcaaaaataataaaattataacagAAAATGTGCCAGAAGATCTTGTGTCTgatgaggagccttaaaaatgCTAAAATGCTGCAAAGAATGAAGAATATTGTATATATTCATGTCCCACCAACATGGGTCATGATGGTCCCTGGTCTAAGAGGCTAGAATTGCCTTCTTGCTCACTTCCTCCATATCATATGTCCTAAAATTGCAAGATGTACTAGCAACaggaaatattcaaatattcctatagtgatttttaaaaaataaaaaagatctgaAATATTTGTCATTTACCAGATTTTGTGGCAAATATTCCCATCACAGCCAACTGTAAACTGCTAACAGTTTCATTTCACAACCAACTTGCAAAATTTCTGAATATCCTAAAAGCCATAAGCCTACTTGGCTTTAGTGCACTTGCCTCTGGATAAGGCTCTGAGGATGTGATTAGTGGAAGAATCACCCTTCTGTCCAGCCCAGGAATTTCTAAAGCTCAAAGGGGACATCTTGGAACCAGACTGTTCCATCTGGCTCTGGAGTGCTCAGGGCTGAGCTGCTTACTATGGGAAATGTGGAAGGTTCATAAGACTTGAGGCCAGACGACAGGAAATGAATAAGCATATGAAGATTGCTCATGTAAAGAATGCTAGAGGAGTCCAGCAATGTGATAAGGTTTCATGGAGGAGATGGATCTAGAGTTCAGGAGGTCAGATTGGTAGAGCTTCCACTGCCCCTCATAGATATACAACCCAGAAGTCAGCTCTGATTGGGTCAATTCTCTGCTACAGTTTAATCCTATGACTTCTGAGCTGCATTGTTTCTGCAGGTGTTTTACCCTTGACCAGAAGGAAAAGACCTCAGAGGATTTCAGGGAAAGCAGTCCTAGTCAAGGAAGGAGCAGATGATGGGATTATATCTCAATCCATTTGCCTGGAGGATGAAAGCAGTGATGATGCTGTGACCTTCAACATGCGTACATCACACTCAGCAGAAGCACATACTCATAGATGATGGCACTGTATCTTCCTAACATTGTGCTGTGAGGTAGggtcattttacacatgagaaggAGTGCAGAGGGTTAGTTGTCTTGCCTCTCAGAGCCAAGTCCAGGACCCAAGCTTGTCTCACTGTAAAGTGAGCATTTTGTCTTTTCTACTGCATAACTGCTTCATCCCTACATCCATCCATCCCTACATCCATTCACCTTTCCCTTTAATCAGAATATCTGCTCTGTGGCAGGCACTGAGATACGAAAGTTAACAGATGCAATTCATCACTACCAGCTTGCGCTGGGAGATCCATGAGGTTCTCTGTAGTTCTGCCAGAGCTCAGGAAAGGTGTAGAGTGGTATCTCTTACCCCAGGATTCTCATTGTATCTGAGCCCAAGAACTCTTGAAGGACTGACTGATGGGCTAAGGTGCCAAATGTGGGTCATTGCTAGAGAAGGGGTCCTGAGTAGTTCAGACAGTTGGGATATCAAGTTCAACTCTAGCTGATCTCTGTGCTAAAACTCTGCTGTTCTTTCTGGCCCACAGATGGAcctaactccattttgtttctgGGTAACTGGCTCCCCCTGCTGGACGCAGTTTAGCTTCACGCCAAGGAGTAGCTCTTTCGCTCTGAAGCCTACAGAGGTCAAAGCTGCTCACTAGCTCCCTCTACAGGGCCCTCTTCTCCATGGCTGCCCCTCAGGACCTCCCTCCGCACTTCGTTGGCTAAACCCTCCCAGCATAAAAGCTTCATAAATGCATAAACCTATTGTCTCATCTTATAACATCTTCATCTTCAGACCCTGTACCGAAGCCTGTCATAAAAGTCAATAAGACAGAGGAGAACAGCTGCCACCTGCTCCTATCCTGTGTGATCCAGGACCAACCTGTAAACTACACTTGGTATTGGGAATCGGGGTCCTTTCCAAAACAGCTACAGAACAGTGTGCTTGAAGAGGTCCACACGCCACAAAACTACTCCAAGTCTTATACCTGCCAAGTCAGCAACCCTGTAAGCAGCCAAAACAGCACGATCAACTTCACTTCATTCTGTGTATGGGGTAAGAGACACTGCCAAGGGAGCTGAGGTGGGCCCTTGAGTGAAGACAAGTGTGGGGATCTTTTCCAGCCGCCTGTCATAGAGTTTGATGGAGAATCCCAAAGGCACTAGTGAGGTGTGGTAGACTTGGATTCTCCTTGTGTCTCTGACACGGTCTCTCAGCAAGCTTCCCTCACCTTTGTGGAGTTCAGGGTCCTCACCTGCAAAGGGCTCTCATGTCCCCTTTTCCCGCCCTGCTTTAATAAGCTCATGGTCCTGGAATCTGAGGGCAGGGTCCTTGCAGGATAATCTGAGATTTAAAGGTGAGTAGGGAGGAAAAGGGCAAGTAGAGGACCAGTCCAGATACTGTTGTGCAGCAACATAAATGTGTTGCTGGTAGACAGCAAAGGAAAGAAGGGCTAAGTGGATGAGCAGGAGTGAGGAGCAAAAGAAAGAAGGGCCAAGTGGATGAACGTGAGTGGGAATGAGTGGTGAGCAAGAGAGCCTGGCCCTAAGACTGAGATTTTCTGCTCTTCCCCAAGTGTATGCCCCTTGATAAAGTTGAAAAGGCAAACTCTGAGTTTCATGTTTCATATTTCTCTATCTCTTAGGAGGCCCCACTCAATACAGCATCACTCCTGGCTCTCTCTCAAGCCTACACAGGTCCCATTGTGGAGTAGCTACGATTATAGATTTTGGAATCAATCACACTTGGGATTAATCCTGTGACTATTATTCATTAGCTAAACAAGTGACTTAGCTTCTCCAAGTCATGTCCTTCTTAAATAAGACAAAGTAATAGTTCTTATCTCATACTGTTATGAGAATTAAGTTAGACAATACAGGTAACTACCTAGCACAGTACCTAAAAAGCCTCCAATGAGTAGTAGTTAAATTAGACCCACGAAGTACTTTTAATTCTAGAGACACTAGGGATTTGGGGGGCCACTTGATAAATCTGAATCACTCTCTTCAGCATTCTAGGCCCTGTACTCTCCACACCCCTGAAATCACATCCCCAAGCCCTGGTGTATAAATCTCTCCAGAATAACTCATACCTGTGGTGCCAACATTTACCTGAGATCCTTTTCATGCCCAGTCACCTGGGATCGTGGCTCCTGGGGACATGGCTCTTTCATGGTCTTCCTGGACCCAGTCTACTCTGCTCACCTAAGCTGATTTCTTTACCTCTGCGCCCACACATGAACTATAGAAACTATAAGTTCTTCTGTGTTCTTCCCAACCAACTGGTCATGTCTCTTCTAGTCTTTCATGATACGCCCTGCTTTTCCACCACCAAAGACCCAATACAAGACTTTGGTGTCTGACCATGAGAccaccagttggctgggtggttCTAAAATCACCTTTATATCAACACCATATCCTGAGatccagaaaaaggaaaagacacagTCCTTGTTCTTTATAGAATGAAAGTGACTGCCCATTCACAGAGAGGATGAAAGCAATaatacatctcttttttgaagGTCTAAGCCCATCTTGTTACTTTTCAGCTACCTAAATTATCCTCGAAGAACATCCTTAATTCCCCTTCCATAATTTAtcactctcctctcctcctctcccctgccctgcACTTCTCTAtctcttaatttccctttctttttttccttccccaccGAGTTGGTACTAATGGTTGGTAGTGTGGAGAAACAGGCAATCCTTTCTTCCCTAAACTTAGCATACAGTATCATATGAACTACTGCACTTGAAGGTCTGCCCTACTTAACTGCTGTCCAGTGTAGGAGAATGATTCTTTTCTAGACCCACAGACATGCCAAGATAATCTTCATGTACAGGACTCAGCTAAGCCAGTAATATTTAAAGGGTTTCTGTATTCTTTATACTTTACATCTGGGAGATTGAGCTCTTGCTCATCTGGGAAAAAGGATGTGCAGGGCACACTGTGTCTGGATTCAGAGAGGAAACTCATTCCCTTGCTACAGAAGCTCCCATGCTAAAGTCCAGCACCCCTTCCCCTTCTCAACAAATTAATCAGGACACCTaaatgttttgcattttcttaCTCTTTCAGCCTCCTCCTCTGGAGTAGCTTGGATGACAACTTGGCCAGTGATCATGGTAACCACTCTTCTCAATCTCCTATGGACCTAAGAAGAGCTAACTAGAGTGAAACTTCAAGAATGCAAGATCTTGCCCTCATTAGTAATCAGCTGTTAACCAGGACAGAAGCTCTATCTATATGGAATAGGGGAAAGGACTGAGATGTCTAAAAGAacattcaaataaattttttataatcacagtaatattttatttttatattttctaattgtttttctaGCATACATATGTGCTTTCCCACCAAAAATGGACAGAATGTATTCTGCAATGTTTTCTTGTTTCAATAAACAATGATATAACTGTCAAAATTGATTGTTTAATTCTAGGATCCAAAAAACCCATCAAATCAACTAAGCTCTCTCACCATGGTCTTTCATTACAGGATGGCAAGAGCTCCCAGGCCCACCACCAACACAACAACAGGAATTTTTGCTCTTTGtttgcctcctctgtggttcttCATGGGCTTGGAGCTGATAGGGTCACTAAAAGATAATTTTCCCTTTCAACAAACTCTCCTACCACAGATCACTTCCTCTTTACACCAAACCAACCTTACCTCTCCCTCCCCTTATCACTTCTGCAGGAGAGACAATACTGTGTGTTCATCAAaccctttcattttcttcctagactttgatggttaattttatatgtaaatttgACTGGGCCACAGAGGCACCCAGTCATTGGTCAAACCTTATTCTGGGTGTCCCTGAGGGTGTTTCTGGGTGAGATTAAcatttgggggttggggggagcggGGGGGGGTCACCCTATCAGTTGAAGTCTTGAAAGCACAAAAAGGCAGGGGAGACTTTCAAGTTAATGGAGTAATAAAACGGGGAGACCACCTTCCCCccaacaaatacatcaaaaactcATGTGCATGTGAAACAGCTCCTACAGAACATCTTCTGGATGCTGGCAGAGGATCCCAGACTTCCAAAAAGGCAAACCAGCCCCCTCAGAATGAGGTAGGGGAAAAGATAAAGACGAAAAGGGAGACAAAGGATATCAGGTTGGGGACCTGCACCCCCGGGGAGTGAGTAGTGAAGGAGAAAAGCCCGTACACTAGGAAACACCCTCACAGGCCGGGTCAGCTTTGGAACCTCAGAGGGCAGCAAAACAGCACATGCTCAGAAGGCAAAACGGAGAGAGCTCACCACAGAGATCATGCGGAGCAGCAGTTCCCAGCTGAGAATAGGCTCACATGCTCATACCcgctgtggagagtgggggctgggTGCAGAGGCTCAGGTTTTGGGGGTTGGACCTCAGGGAGAGAACCAGGGTTGGCTGCCATGAAGATACTCTGACGGCACTAATGCAACACAGATGTTAGCTGAGACTCCGATCTGGCCTTGCTCTAGCTTGTattgatctcagctgttacataatcaTTGTTTACAAAATGTGGGGCAAGAAAGCCTGACCATGCCATCTTGGCTCATTTGCTTGTTCTCTatagagggcatggcaacccactccaatattcttgcctggagaatcccatgggcggaggagcctggtaggctacgttacacagggttgcaaagagtcagacacaactgaagcaacttagcatgcatacacacacagaattttAGAGCAAATACAAGCTAGAGCAAGGCAAGATCTGAGTCTGAACtaaccccacactgcccacaacaggtcCACAGATGTTCCTAGAAATACTGGAGGGCTTTCTCAGTAGGCAAATTGACTGGAGCAGGAAAACAGAGGAATCACATGGACATTCTTATCACTACCATTCTATATAttctccctccccctttttttatgttgttctaacaatgttctttattactcctttaatttttgtttttttataacttacttttccctttttaaaaaacacattatttttaaataacttcattttattttttcctatttctactCCTTAGTACTGCTTAGTTACACTGcaatttttttccatgtttttgattttgtatttttgagagtctaatttttagtatccattttcacttaggggctTGATtattggcttgattgctctcttcaTTTTTgacttcctttattttctcttctctctttgtaAGTGTGTGTCTCTTTGGGTGTTCTTGGCTGTTGACTGTTGTTTCACCATTAGTCTTGGGATTTTGTTTTCTGTGCTGTGTGGCCTGTGAAATCTTGGTGCTACAGTAAGGGGTTGGGCCTGAACCCCAGAGGTTGGATACCCAGGTTTTGAACTTTGGGCCACCAGAGAACTTCCGACACTACGGAATATTAATAGGTGAGAGCCCTCTCAAAGGCCTTTGTATCAAAACTAAGACCAAGCCCCACTCAAAGGCCTGCAAGCTCTAGTTCCAGATGTCTTGTGCCAAATCTTTAGCAAAGTAGGAAGACAAACCTGCCCATTTGCAGAAAGGCTGCCCCAAAACATACCAAGctcatagacaccccaaaacacacTACTAGAGACAGTACTACCTTTCAGAGAGACCagatccagctccatccaccagaacacagacacaagtacCCCTCTCAGGAAAACTTCATTAGGCATTGGACCAACCCCAGGAATCACAGctaccaccaaggggcaggatgaaGACATCACAATTAAAAGGTACTACAACTTCCAACCTGTAGCCAGGAGACCcccaaacacagtaaattaagcaaaatgaaatgaCATAGAAGCATGCAGCAGCTGAAGGGACATGGTAAAATCTCACAagaccaaacaaatgaagaaataatcagtctacatgaaaataaatccagaataatgatagtaaagatgacctAAAATCTTGGAAATAAAATAGAGGCACAGATAAACAGGTTGGAGGCacagattgagaagatacaagaaatgtttaccaaggaCCCAGAAGATTTAAAGGACAGACAATCAGCAATGAACAAAATAACTGAGATGAAAAACATTAGAGGGAACCAATGGCAGAATAAGAGAAGCAGCCGAATAGagaagtgagctggaagatagaatagcaaaaataactgaagcagagcagcatgaagaaaaaagaataaaaagaaatgaggacagtcttaaagacctctgggacaacattaagtgGCCCAATATTTGaatcataggggtcccagaagaagaggacaaaaagaaaaggtatgagaaaatatttgagaagattatagtcaaaaacttccctaaaatgggaaggaaatagccacccaagtccaggaagacCAGACAATGccacacaggataaacccaaggagaaatatgcctaaacacattttaatcaaataaacaaaaattaaacacaaacagcaaatattaaaagcagcaagtgaaaagcaacaaataacatacaagcgGATCCCCATAAGGCCAGTAgctgatttttcaacagaaactctgtagtCCAGAAGAGAGTAGCAGGATAtaattaaagtgatgaaagggaaaaaactataaactgtggtttttccaacatGGTTTGGTTTTTCCAAACTATAAGTATGGTTTTccatcatgtatggatatgagagttggactataaagaaggctgagtactaaagaattgatgcttttgaactgtggtgttcgagaggactcttgagagtcccttggacagcaaggagaaccaaccaatcaatccaaaaggaaatcagtcctgactatacattgaaaggactgatgctgaaactgaaatgccaatactttggccacctgatgtgaagaactgagtcactggaaaagaccctgatgctgggaaagattgaaggcaggaggagaaggggatgacagaggatgagatgattggatggcatcactaactcaatggacatgagtttgagcaaactctgggagttggtgaaagacagggaagcctggtgtgctgcagtccatggggtctcagagttggacacagataAGTGACTgcacttaactgaactgaactatatataCTGTCAATAAGAGACCCACCTcggacctagggacacatacaaacCGAAAGTGAGcagttggaaaaagatattccatccaaacggaaaataaaagaaaatgggaggactactcacatcagataaaatagactttaaaataaagaccaatacaggagacaacagagaacactacaaaatgatcaagggatcaatccaagaagaagatataacaattataaatatatatgcacccaacataggagcacctcaataggtaaggcaaatgctaacaactatTAAAATGGAAATTGATAGTAGCAcagtaatagtaggggactttaacaccccactcataccagtggacagagcagccagacagaaaattaataagcacaagctttaaatgatacactGAACCAGTTAGACCTGGTAGATGTCTACAGAACATTTAACCCCAAAATAAtagatttcctttctttctcaagtgcacatggaacattctccaggatcgATCACAtcttggtaaattttaaaaaatttaaatcatttcaag from Dama dama isolate Ldn47 chromosome 20, ASM3311817v1, whole genome shotgun sequence carries:
- the CD48 gene encoding CD48 antigen isoform X2; translation: MCSRRWEWSLTLEILLLPHLFLAISIQGPTKYAIPGGNVSLQISNLPKNHKSLIWFYTTDQKIVEWESGDPKYFDTKFKDRATLDLNSGTLHIRKVQKEDSSTYLLRVQKDTEDEDEWKIPLVVLDPVPKPVIKVNKTEENSCHLLLSCVIQDQPVNYTWYWESGSFPKQLQNSVLEEVHTPQNYSKSYTCQVSNPPPPLE
- the CD48 gene encoding CD48 antigen isoform X1; amino-acid sequence: MCSRRWEWSLTLEILLLPHLFLAISIQGPTKYAIPGGNVSLQISNLPKNHKSLIWFYTTDQKIVEWESGDPKYFDTKFKDRATLDLNSGTLHIRKVQKEDSSTYLLRVQKDTEDEDEWKIPLVVLDPVPKPVIKVNKTEENSCHLLLSCVIQDQPVNYTWYWESGSFPKQLQNSVLEEVHTPQNYSKSYTCQVSNPVSSQNSTINFTSFCVWASSSGVAWMTTWPVIMVTTLLNLLWT